CGACCGTCAGGTCGCACTGAAAATCCTGCCGGAAGCAGTGGCTGCTGATCCCGATCGCATGCGGCGCTTCGAACAGGAAGCCAAAACCGCCTCCGGGTTGAACCATCCCAACATCATCACCATCTACGAGATCGACCGGTCCGGCTCCACATCCTTCATCGCCACGGAATTCATCGAAGGCTCGACCTTGCGGGAACGCGTCCGCACGACGCCGATGCCGATCGACGACGTGCTCAACGTGGGGGTCCAGGTCGCGAGCGCTCTCGCCGCCGCTCACGCCAGCGGCATCGTCCATCGGGACATCAAGCCGGAAAACATCATCCTGCGGAGCGACGGCATCGCGAAGGTTCTGGATTTCGGCCTGGCGAAAATTGCGGGGCGCGAAGCGCCGGACGTGGACGGTGACGCGCCGACGCGTGCCGATCACCCGACCGACTCCGGCGTGGTGATGGGGACCGCCACCTACATGTCGCCCGAGCAGGCGCGCGGACAGCAGATCGATGCGCGTACTGACGTCTTCAGCCTGGGTGTGGTGCTCTACGAACTGTCCACCCGCCACCTGCCGTTTGAGGGCTCGGGCCTCTACGAAATCATGGCGGCGATCCTGAGTGACCGGGACGCGCTGCCGCTCTCCCGCTACGTCTCCGGGTTGCCGCCCGAGCTCGAACGCATCGTCGGCAAGGCGCTGCGGAAAAATCGCGACGAGCGCTACCAGACGCTCAAGGACCTCCTTCTCGACCTGCAGAGTCTTCGCCAGCGACTCGCGTTCGAACGGACGTATCACAAGACGGAGACAGCGGCCGGTGACACGGCCGTCGCCGGCAGACGGCGACACCGGGTGCTGGCGATCGCCGCCGCGGGCCTGCTCGTGCTCGTGGGAGGCGCCATCGGTTTCGTGTGGTGGAGTCACGGGCATGGTCACCCGTCGATCAGGTCGCTCGCGGTGCTGCCGCTCAAGTCGCTCGATGCGGGAGACAACTACCTGGGGCTGGGCATCGCCGATGCGGCGATTCGCAGAGTCAGCCAGACCGGCCGCGTCATCGTGCGCCCGACCAGCGCGGTGCGGCGATATCTCAAGGAAGAGACCGACGCGCTCACCGCCGCGAAACAGCTCGGTGTCGACTCGGTGCTCGAAGGCTCCTTTCAACGCGTCGACGACCGGCTACGGGTGAACGTCAACCTCCTGAGATGTGACGACGGCCAATCGCTGTGGTCGGACAGTTTCGATATCAGGATGGCCGACATCTTCACTGTCCAGGATACGGTCGCGCAGCAGGTGGCGTCGCGTCTGCGGCTGCAGCTGGACGCGTCGCAAGAGGCGGCGTTGACGAAGCACTACACGTCGAATCCGGTCGCCTACGAGTTCTATCTCAAGGGCGCCTACAACTTCGACCAGCGCATGCGCGATTCGTCACAGATGGTGAACGGTTCCATCAACTTCTTCGAGAAAGCAATTGAGGCCGACCCGAACTTCGCGCTCGCCCACGCGCAGCTCGCCTATGCTTACGCGGTGCTGGCGGTGTTCATCGAACCCACCCAGCCGGCCTGGATGCAGCACGCGAAAGAGGAGATCGATCGGGCGCAGGCGCTCGACCCGCAGCTGGCGGAAACGCACCTGGCGCGCTTTCAGCTGCTCTACAGCGAATTCGGAGACTACCAGGCCGAAGCGGCGGCGCGCGAAGTGCTGTCAGCGAACCAGCTCAATCCGAACGTCGGTCACGGCGAGCTGGCGTACATGTACGCCCACCTCGGACTGGAAGATCTCGCCGTGCGTGAAAACGGCCGCGCGATTGAGATCGATCCGACGAGTGAGGCCCTCAAGGAGAACAGACTGCTCTTGTATGAGGTGCAGTCCAGATTCGACGACTACGCCGCCGATCGGACGGTTCCACACGACAACCGAGTAGAAGTCATGTATTTGATGACCAAGGGTCGTCTGGATGAGGCTCAAAAGGTCCTCGACGCGTGGGCGAAGACCCCGGGCAATCAGCTCCAACTGCCGCCGACGCAGGCGTTGTTGCATGCCGCCGAAGGACATTTTCAGGCGGCGGAAGCCGAGATTCCGCTCGTCCTCGCGAAACACCCGCTCAAGGACCCGCTTTATCATCATGCGGCCTACGACATCGCCTGCATCTATGCGCTCGAGGGCAAGGGCGCCG
The Vicinamibacterales bacterium genome window above contains:
- a CDS encoding protein kinase gives rise to the protein MLNSGTKLGRYEILSRLGAGGMGEVYLARDTRLDRQVALKILPEAVAADPDRMRRFEQEAKTASGLNHPNIITIYEIDRSGSTSFIATEFIEGSTLRERVRTTPMPIDDVLNVGVQVASALAAAHASGIVHRDIKPENIILRSDGIAKVLDFGLAKIAGREAPDVDGDAPTRADHPTDSGVVMGTATYMSPEQARGQQIDARTDVFSLGVVLYELSTRHLPFEGSGLYEIMAAILSDRDALPLSRYVSGLPPELERIVGKALRKNRDERYQTLKDLLLDLQSLRQRLAFERTYHKTETAAGDTAVAGRRRHRVLAIAAAGLLVLVGGAIGFVWWSHGHGHPSIRSLAVLPLKSLDAGDNYLGLGIADAAIRRVSQTGRVIVRPTSAVRRYLKEETDALTAAKQLGVDSVLEGSFQRVDDRLRVNVNLLRCDDGQSLWSDSFDIRMADIFTVQDTVAQQVASRLRLQLDASQEAALTKHYTSNPVAYEFYLKGAYNFDQRMRDSSQMVNGSINFFEKAIEADPNFALAHAQLAYAYAVLAVFIEPTQPAWMQHAKEEIDRAQALDPQLAETHLARFQLLYSEFGDYQAEAAAREVLSANQLNPNVGHGELAYMYAHLGLEDLAVRENGRAIEIDPTSEALKENRLLLYEVQSRFDDYAADRTVPHDNRVEVMYLMTKGRLDEAQKVLDAWAKTPGNQLQLPPTQALLHAAEGHFQAAEAEIPLVLAKHPLKDPLYHHAAYDIACIYALEGKGAEAVKWLRESAVSGYHLYPRYTRDAFLNRIRQAPEFIHFLAEMKAENDRYRREFP